A single Natranaerobius thermophilus JW/NM-WN-LF DNA region contains:
- a CDS encoding glycogen/starch/alpha-glucan phosphorylase produces MFESRDKFKREFKEKLRKERGKAIDNASYLDLYKTLGRMVREEINDNWVATNSQMADKDKTQVHYISMEFLMGRMLKQNLLSIGALDTCQESFKELGIDFDKVVQKEPDPGLGNGGLGRLAADFLDSLSALSIPAVGHCLRFKYGLFDQKIVNGYQVELPGNWLREGNIWEIRRGDHAHEIKFGGRVTSSHQNGKLTFHHEDYESILAVPYDIPIIGYKNQVVNTLRLWNTEPAVQDFYFKPIDGNSCHQVLNYKKSIESISEFLYPDDSHEEGKVLRLKQQYFLVSATLQSILDNYKLKQKSIHELPQEVSVHINDTHPVLAIPELMRILMDEEGLDWDTAFDLTKRTISFTNHTTLPEALESWPEETIKCLLPRIHMIVHELNERFCQSLWDKYPGDWNRIENMAILAHGRVKMAHLALAGSHTVNGVAALHTKLLKEKLFKNFYEYMPEKFQNKTNGITHRRWLMLSNPKIADTVTDYIGTNWITEPKELEALEKHQDDVGLQEQLVKIRHENKQDLAEIIKKENGLTVDPNSIFDVQVKRFHAYKRQLMNALHILKIYNQIKENPNTLFYPRTFIFSGKAAPGYHYAKKIIKLINSIAELVNNDPQVNDQLKIVYLENYRVALAEKIIPASDVNQQISTASKEASGTGNMKFMMNGSIIVGTNDGANIDIREAVGDDNIFVFGLESEEVLQYYHHGEYSPFEIYENDLKIKRILDQLVSDFLPGEENFRDIYDSLLLGNDEYFVLKDLTSLEEAQQKVSQAYQDRSKWFKKAIVNIANSGRFSSDYTIKSYADKIWQATPLKTMTVNQADSSQMPAGEYSGNTY; encoded by the coding sequence ATGTTTGAATCAAGGGATAAATTCAAAAGAGAATTTAAGGAAAAATTACGTAAAGAACGAGGTAAAGCTATCGATAACGCAAGTTATTTGGATCTATATAAAACTCTGGGGAGAATGGTCAGAGAAGAAATAAATGATAATTGGGTAGCTACCAATAGTCAAATGGCTGACAAAGATAAAACCCAAGTTCACTATATCTCTATGGAATTTTTGATGGGAAGGATGTTAAAGCAAAATTTATTAAGCATCGGTGCTCTTGACACCTGTCAAGAGTCTTTCAAAGAACTAGGAATAGATTTTGACAAAGTAGTTCAAAAGGAACCAGACCCGGGATTAGGAAATGGTGGTTTAGGCAGATTGGCTGCAGATTTTCTCGACTCTCTGTCTGCCCTGTCTATTCCCGCTGTCGGCCATTGCCTTCGTTTCAAATATGGACTCTTTGACCAAAAAATTGTAAATGGATATCAAGTGGAATTACCAGGAAATTGGTTAAGAGAAGGTAATATTTGGGAAATAAGACGAGGTGACCACGCTCATGAAATCAAATTCGGAGGCAGAGTCACCTCCAGCCACCAAAACGGAAAATTAACTTTTCACCATGAAGATTACGAGTCCATTCTAGCTGTCCCTTATGATATACCAATAATAGGTTATAAAAATCAAGTGGTTAATACCCTACGCCTTTGGAATACCGAACCCGCAGTCCAAGATTTTTACTTTAAACCTATTGATGGTAATAGCTGTCATCAGGTACTCAATTACAAAAAATCAATTGAATCTATTTCTGAATTTCTATATCCCGACGATAGCCACGAAGAAGGCAAAGTGCTCAGATTGAAACAACAATACTTTTTGGTCTCTGCCACCTTACAAAGTATTTTAGATAATTACAAACTAAAGCAAAAATCAATTCACGAATTACCCCAAGAGGTATCGGTTCATATTAACGATACTCATCCTGTCCTAGCTATACCAGAGTTAATGAGAATTTTAATGGACGAAGAGGGTTTGGATTGGGATACAGCTTTTGATTTAACTAAAAGAACAATCTCCTTTACTAATCATACTACTTTGCCAGAAGCTTTAGAATCATGGCCGGAAGAAACCATAAAATGCTTGCTACCTAGGATTCATATGATTGTTCACGAACTAAACGAACGCTTTTGCCAATCTTTATGGGATAAATACCCTGGAGATTGGAACAGAATCGAAAATATGGCTATTTTAGCCCATGGAAGAGTTAAAATGGCTCATTTGGCTTTAGCAGGAAGTCATACTGTCAATGGTGTGGCTGCTCTCCATACTAAACTGTTGAAAGAAAAACTATTTAAAAATTTCTATGAATACATGCCAGAAAAGTTCCAGAATAAAACAAATGGCATAACTCATAGACGCTGGTTAATGCTTTCTAACCCAAAAATAGCTGATACTGTGACAGACTATATAGGAACTAATTGGATTACAGAACCAAAAGAATTAGAAGCTTTGGAAAAACACCAAGATGATGTCGGTCTACAGGAACAATTAGTAAAAATTAGGCACGAGAACAAACAAGATCTGGCTGAAATTATTAAAAAAGAAAACGGGCTAACAGTTGATCCTAACAGTATTTTTGATGTGCAAGTCAAAAGATTCCATGCTTACAAGCGTCAATTAATGAATGCCCTTCATATACTAAAAATTTACAATCAAATTAAAGAAAATCCCAATACTTTATTTTACCCAAGAACCTTTATCTTCTCTGGCAAGGCAGCTCCTGGGTATCACTATGCAAAAAAGATAATTAAACTTATCAACAGTATTGCTGAATTGGTGAACAACGATCCTCAAGTTAATGATCAGTTAAAAATTGTTTATCTAGAAAACTATCGGGTAGCCCTAGCCGAAAAAATCATCCCAGCTAGCGATGTTAATCAGCAAATTTCTACTGCCAGTAAAGAAGCTTCAGGTACCGGTAATATGAAGTTTATGATGAACGGTTCTATTATAGTAGGAACCAATGATGGAGCCAATATTGATATCCGGGAAGCGGTTGGAGATGATAATATTTTTGTTTTCGGACTAGAATCTGAAGAAGTATTACAATATTATCACCATGGTGAGTACAGTCCTTTTGAAATCTATGAGAATGATTTAAAAATTAAAAGGATTTTAGATCAATTAGTATCTGATTTTTTACCAGGGGAAGAAAATTTCCGAGATATCTACGATTCGCTATTGCTTGGAAATGATGAGTATTTTGTTTTAAAAGATTTAACATCATTAGAAGAAGCCCAACAAAAAGTTTCTCAAGCTTATCAAGATCGAAGTAAATGGTTTAAAAAAGCCATTGTTAACATTGCCAATTCAGGGCGGTTTTCAAGTGATTATACAATTAAATCCTACGCAGATAAAATCTGGCAAGCTACTCCTCTGAAAACAATGACTGTAAATCAAGCAGATTCATCTCAAATGCCGGCAGGTGAATATAGTGGAAACACCTATTAA
- the glgA gene encoding glycogen synthase GlgA yields MKVLVATAEASPFAKRGGLGDVLGALPIAIKKQSEIDIRVVLPGYSAIPSQFKSEFQPIDSIIIPLGWRAQKSRVSSYNFRNVTFYFIENDYYFNREDIYGYFDEAEQFGFFSKAILDIMPLLDFYPDIIHLNDWHTAMVSPLLKYKYAHKTNYNQMKTILTIHNLKYQGIFTPHVLEDFFDLHDHKLQHDPEYLEYHGQISFLKGGLIFSDAITTVSPTYAKEIQSPELGMGVDGLLHKRRDDLYGILNGIDYQDYNPKTDVNIYRNYNLPDEGKTNEKLINKLRLQEDLRLPVSSRVPLIAFINRLVKQKGLDLITYVLPELLESEEVQFVFLGTGDPHYEQYLSYLAEKHQNLSAQIKFDEGLARKIYAASDLFLMPSLFEPCGIGQQIAIRYGSVPIVRKVGGLHDTVYPSISEEGTRGIGFTFESFNAHEMLFTIKEAIQYYHQKAFWQEIINNLTTIDFSWEKSACEYIELYHKLIHRNTNSTRKESYLK; encoded by the coding sequence ATGAAGGTATTAGTTGCAACAGCTGAGGCAAGTCCCTTCGCAAAACGCGGTGGCTTAGGGGATGTTCTGGGAGCACTCCCCATTGCTATCAAAAAACAATCAGAGATAGACATCAGGGTTGTATTACCCGGATATTCTGCAATACCAAGCCAATTTAAAAGTGAATTTCAACCAATTGATTCCATTATTATACCTCTAGGATGGAGAGCCCAAAAAAGTAGAGTCTCTAGCTACAATTTTCGCAATGTCACCTTTTATTTTATAGAAAACGATTATTACTTTAATCGTGAAGATATTTATGGATATTTTGATGAAGCAGAGCAATTTGGTTTCTTTTCTAAGGCTATTTTAGATATTATGCCCCTTTTAGACTTTTATCCAGATATTATACATTTGAATGACTGGCATACGGCCATGGTTAGTCCCTTGTTAAAATACAAATACGCTCATAAAACTAATTATAATCAGATGAAAACGATATTGACAATCCACAATTTAAAATATCAAGGGATTTTTACACCACATGTACTAGAGGATTTTTTTGATTTACATGACCACAAATTACAACATGATCCCGAGTATTTGGAATACCATGGCCAAATCAGTTTCTTAAAGGGTGGTTTGATTTTCTCCGATGCCATTACTACTGTTAGTCCCACTTATGCAAAAGAAATTCAAAGCCCTGAATTAGGTATGGGAGTAGATGGTCTTCTTCACAAACGAAGAGATGATTTATACGGTATCTTAAATGGTATCGATTATCAGGACTACAATCCAAAAACTGATGTTAATATTTACCGTAATTATAATCTCCCTGATGAAGGCAAAACTAATGAAAAACTAATTAATAAACTCAGACTCCAGGAAGATTTGAGGTTACCTGTAAGTTCTCGTGTTCCTTTGATAGCATTTATTAACCGCTTGGTAAAACAAAAAGGATTGGATTTAATAACTTATGTTTTACCTGAGTTATTAGAATCAGAAGAGGTCCAATTTGTATTTCTAGGAACAGGAGATCCTCATTACGAACAGTATCTTAGTTATTTAGCCGAAAAACATCAAAATTTATCTGCTCAAATTAAGTTTGATGAAGGTTTGGCCAGAAAAATATACGCCGCATCTGATTTATTTTTAATGCCATCTTTATTTGAACCTTGTGGAATAGGACAACAAATTGCTATTCGTTATGGCAGTGTTCCCATTGTTAGAAAAGTGGGCGGTTTACATGATACGGTTTATCCGTCAATTTCAGAAGAAGGTACAAGAGGTATTGGTTTCACTTTCGAATCATTTAACGCCCATGAAATGCTATTTACCATTAAAGAAGCAATACAATATTATCACCAAAAAGCTTTTTGGCAGGAAATCATAAATAATTTGACAACAATTGATTTTAGTTGGGAAAAATCTGCCTGTGAATATATCGAATTGTATCACAAACTTATACATAGAAACACAAACAGCACCAGAAAGGAGAGTTATCTTAAATAA
- the glgD gene encoding glucose-1-phosphate adenylyltransferase subunit GlgD yields the protein MKDLMGIIYLNKPEQDGKLPILTRNRCIASLPIWSKFRLIDFILTNMVQSGIENIALLSTIKYRALINHLQGGAAWGLDKKRDGLFIFIPTMSQSSYNLGHFDFQLLSENIDHIKKSHQDYLVFAPGNLVGNIDFQWLLNFHKKQEKDITYVRPGTDYASYSKDLSEDGYYQMHPIFLISKSLMVKLIREYYYTNFNGSITDLMTSSIRNNGLTINEVNYPNLNCITNMENYFNFSMNILETPEMLTGNMEVPVTKKRDLPPTRYYEGCEISQSLIAEGCHIKGEVNSSIIFHSVSIERGTQISNSIIFPETIINENSLLNEVIADKQVYISENKQLINSSTKPLVLSKQARV from the coding sequence ATGAAAGATTTAATGGGCATAATTTATTTGAACAAACCAGAACAAGATGGAAAATTACCGATTTTAACTCGAAATCGGTGTATTGCCTCTTTACCAATTTGGAGTAAATTCAGACTTATTGACTTTATTTTGACCAACATGGTCCAGTCTGGTATTGAAAATATTGCACTGTTATCTACTATTAAGTACAGAGCACTAATCAACCACCTACAGGGAGGAGCAGCATGGGGACTAGATAAAAAACGAGATGGATTATTTATTTTCATACCCACAATGTCCCAATCCAGCTATAATTTAGGACATTTTGATTTTCAATTACTATCCGAAAATATTGATCATATTAAAAAAAGCCATCAGGATTATCTGGTATTTGCGCCGGGGAATCTGGTGGGAAATATAGATTTTCAGTGGTTATTAAACTTTCATAAAAAACAAGAAAAAGATATTACCTATGTAAGACCAGGAACAGACTATGCAAGCTACTCAAAAGATCTATCAGAAGATGGATACTATCAAATGCATCCAATTTTCTTAATAAGTAAAAGTTTAATGGTTAAATTAATAAGAGAATATTATTATACTAACTTCAATGGATCTATCACAGATCTTATGACTAGTTCTATCAGAAATAACGGATTAACAATTAATGAAGTTAACTATCCAAATCTTAATTGTATTACTAATATGGAAAATTATTTTAACTTTTCCATGAATATTTTAGAAACACCGGAAATGCTTACTGGTAATATGGAAGTGCCGGTTACTAAAAAAAGAGACCTCCCTCCCACTCGATATTATGAAGGATGTGAGATTTCACAATCCTTGATAGCTGAAGGTTGCCACATCAAAGGAGAAGTCAACTCCAGCATTATCTTTCATTCAGTCAGTATAGAAAGAGGAACTCAAATTAGTAACTCAATAATTTTTCCGGAGACTATTATAAATGAAAACTCGCTATTAAATGAAGTAATTGCTGATAAACAGGTTTATATTTCCGAAAATAAGCAATTGATAAATTCATCAACTAAGCCTCTAGTTTTATCAAAACAAGCGCGAGTTTAA
- a CDS encoding glucose-1-phosphate adenylyltransferase, which produces MINNGQDWVAMILAGGKGSRLNELTSETAKPAVLFGGKYRIIDFTLSNCRNSGVNTVGVLIQYKPFELNTHIGEGRSWDLHGTWSGVYILPPYTEKNGVCWYKGTADSVYQNLEFLSTYNPKYVLILSGDHIYKMDYQKMLQFHIASQASVTISVMEVPYSEAHRFGIMNTDNKGKIFEFEEKPQQPKNNLASMGIYIFNYDKLKEYLEKDSQNPTSTRDFGKDIIPQMLANEERLCSYIYQGYWRDVGTVKSFYDANMDLLSSKPFLKLDCQEWPILSRSSSYPPQYISETAKVRNSIISEGCHLEGTVENSVLSPGVTIKKNAVVENSVLLENTIVEQNATIKHAITCQNCHIKSFASINQENHQEPVLVPQNTTITQETKLEEVLT; this is translated from the coding sequence ATGATTAATAATGGTCAAGATTGGGTCGCCATGATTTTAGCTGGTGGTAAAGGGTCGAGATTAAATGAACTCACTTCCGAGACGGCTAAACCCGCCGTCCTTTTTGGCGGAAAATACAGAATAATCGATTTCACCTTAAGCAATTGTAGAAATTCTGGTGTTAACACGGTAGGTGTATTAATTCAATACAAACCCTTTGAACTAAATACTCATATCGGTGAGGGAAGGAGTTGGGACCTTCATGGTACGTGGAGCGGAGTTTATATATTACCACCCTATACAGAAAAAAACGGGGTATGCTGGTATAAAGGGACCGCAGATTCTGTCTATCAGAACCTGGAGTTTCTATCGACTTACAATCCTAAATACGTGTTAATTTTGTCAGGTGACCATATCTATAAAATGGATTATCAAAAAATGCTACAATTTCACATTGCTTCTCAAGCTTCTGTGACTATTTCTGTAATGGAAGTCCCTTACAGCGAAGCTCATCGTTTTGGAATTATGAATACAGATAATAAAGGGAAGATCTTCGAATTTGAAGAAAAACCCCAACAACCCAAAAATAATTTAGCTTCCATGGGGATCTACATTTTTAATTATGACAAACTAAAAGAGTATTTAGAAAAAGATAGCCAAAATCCCACCTCAACAAGAGATTTTGGTAAAGATATTATCCCTCAAATGCTAGCTAATGAGGAAAGATTATGTTCTTATATTTATCAAGGTTATTGGAGAGATGTGGGAACTGTAAAAAGTTTTTATGATGCCAACATGGACCTATTGTCCAGTAAACCCTTTTTAAAACTTGATTGCCAAGAATGGCCAATTCTCTCCAGAAGCAGCTCTTACCCACCACAATACATTAGTGAAACTGCAAAGGTTCGCAATTCTATTATCAGTGAAGGTTGTCACCTGGAAGGCACTGTAGAAAATTCTGTACTATCTCCGGGAGTGACTATCAAAAAAAATGCTGTGGTTGAAAATTCCGTACTTCTGGAAAACACCATTGTAGAACAAAACGCCACTATCAAACATGCCATCACATGTCAAAATTGCCATATCAAATCTTTTGCCTCGATAAATCAAGAAAACCATCAAGAACCAGTACTGGTACCCCAAAATACAACAATTACACAAGAAACGAAATTAGAAGAGGTGTTAACATGA